The stretch of DNA TATTGTATAGTAGATTCGTACTATCCGTACAGACACGGTACACATTCGCGTATGTATACGAATATTTCTTTGTTCTTTAGTAAACTGGTACGTTCCGTGTCCATGCGGATAATATGAAACTATCTCGATGCGAAGGCGTACTTGGTTACGTTACAATACAAGCCGGCTAGTTTGGTTAAATAGGCGAAATGCGTCGCAACAAAAACGAAAGCCGTCGTATTTAAAAGCCGTTCGCATATGGCCCACGCGATCGAAACACCTTCTTCGATCGCAGTTCCTTTGCACAATTCGTCCAATACAACCAACGAGGTGGGCGTGACGGATCTTAAAATGTATTGTGCTTCTTTCATCTAAAACGTAAAATGGAAAAAGATGGACCTGATAGATAAAGATAGATACCATTGATACGTATAAGGTGAATAGATAAAAAGAAAGGGAAAGATAACTTGGACCAACTTCGAGAACAAAAGTGGAAGCGTTGCATTCTATATCATTGCGAACCgctattttacaaaaaattagATTGGTTAAACGAAAAACCGCCCGTTTGGCTGGCACGAAGCAACCGATCTGCGCCATTATGTGCAATAGAACGACCTGCTTCAGGTAAGTCGATTTGCCGCTCATGTTGGGTCCAGAGACTATATGAAAATTCCAAGGTATCGATGCGCACTGAAATATGTATGTATGCCATAAAGTTCAAGCAGGAAAGGGTTGAATCGAAACGAATCGATACGAATCGAAACTGCTATACAATGTATGTACATTATACATACAACGTTGTTTGGTACAGGATCGTCGAGACCGAAAGCTTCTAAAACCGGATGCCTCGAATCGAGTAATTCCAGCTGCGATCCAAACGTTGGTCTAACATAGGCATGAAGCGAACTCGTTTGAGCAAGAGAGCTTATTACGTCCAGTTCTGCCATATCGGCGTTCAATTGAAACAGGCAGCCGACGTATTGTCGAATACTTTGTAGCAAGTCACAAAGCAACCTGATACAATACATGTATGTAGTACTTGAGTCATCGATTTCGTATGTTCTTACGCTTGTCATCGGTACTTACACGTTGCTCATCAAATGCAATTCTTCGGACGCGATCTTGCACTGTTGGCTCAAGGTTGCGAGTGTGCTCGTGGTCATCGTGTAAACACGTCTGCTTTTCCGTACCTGATTGGAAACGCGGTTGTAAACGTCGTGATCGCAACAAGGTAAAGGTAAAGGTAAAGGTAAAGgtaacggcaacggcaacggcaacggcaacggcaacggcaacggcaacggcaacggcaacggcaacggaaAAGGTAGAGGTATTAAAGATGAAGAGTAACAAAGAAATCAAACATGTACACGTGTACCTCGATAAACTCGGTTGGCAGTTGAAATACTTCCACGCCCGAGTTTCGCGGAAGAATCGCTTGCACGTGGTAGCCCTGGGTCGCGTTACATCCCAAAGATAGAGGTAATTTGTATTTCGAGGCTAAATTCTCCACCATGGCTGCCGGAAATGCAAAAGAGAGAAGGAAGAAGATAAGGACGTGAAAGGGTCGGATAAAGTAGGATAAAAATTCGACTGGTTTGGTCGTTGAACCGACATTTCATATCGTCGATCAGCTCGCAGTACGTTCGTCGCGCTACGTCCAATAAATCGTTGATCCCTGCCTTGATGGCGAAACAGCGTTGCATATTCGACGACGTGTATCCTATCACGAATCTCGCATCCGGATGTATCGTGTCGAGAATCCGTTCCCGCATCAGCCGAAATCGAGGATTTCCCAGTCTCTAGAAAATTCCAAGAGATCAAAGTAGCGTGAAACCGAGACCGAGACCGAAACCGAAATCGAAACCTTTTGGATCCGTCGAAGAAGGTCTGTTTCTGCCGACGACAGGGCCTGTTCGAGCTCCGGAACGGTATCCAACATGTTTTTCAAAAGTAGCACATAGTTTAAATTTTGCTCCGCGCATTGCACGCTGTTTTCGTGGAGAACGGGCGTCGTCGACAAAGCGGTCAGTCTGTCCGCGCCGTAAAGTCGACGCACGATTGGCTGTGAACGTAACGCACGTAAACCGtaatacgagagagagagagagggagagagagagaaagaaagttgTCGCAGTGTTATCGCAGCCTCTAAAGTCTACCTGAAGAATAATTCGCAACGCGCGATTCGACGCCAGCTCGGCGACCGAAGATTGTCGATCGAGGATCGCGCGTTGTTCGCACGGAGGCTGGAGAATGTTGGCGCGCAACAGTTTTCTACCCATCGGTGTCGAACAACGATCGAGGATTCCCAGCAGGCTGACGTTCCGTTGGCCGGATTGCGACTGAACCAATTCCAAGCTTCGCGCGCTATCCAAATCTGCGATTCGAAACCGATCGAGAAACCGAAAATCGAGAAACCGCAGTCGAAGAGACAAGATTTCCTCGACTGACTCACTCACCTATGCTGGTAGCGTTCGGTGATCCTTGAAATTCGATTCGAATAGATTTCGGAGAGTAAACGATGCGCTGGGAATATTCGACGTACTTTAACAGAGCAGCGGTCGCGGCTAACGCGTAATACCTGCAAAACGATAACCGATTCCGATTCGAGAAACCTCGACGAAGCTTCGGAAGAATCAAGAAGGCGACAACGCGACTCGTGAAAATATGTACTTGTGCTTGACGAAAAGCTCCACGGACGAGTATTCCGCTGCGCAGAGGGTTCGCACCCGTTCCAGGCCGATCGTGTCGTTGAAGTGTATTCGAGATATCGGCGTTGGCTGCATTTCGGGAAATTTCTCGGTAATCGAACGATACAGCATATTTCTGCCGGCGACAGGCTCGCACATCGTGTCCGGCATCAGAACCTGTAAGCCGTTCGGGTTCTCGTTAGAGTTCTGGTCGATTCGACCAGACCTACAGAATATTTGAGGAAACCACTTGCTTGAATCGGATCGAACAGGTACAACTTGGTCAAGGTGTTTGTGTACGTTTGGGTGTCGCTGATCTGACAGAGAATCAAATCAGGGCATCGGATATCCAACGCGGCTATTCCCACTTCGGCTCTTGCATCCCCGCGACCGCTGGTTACGGCTGAAAAATCgttttcattctattcgttCTAATTAATTCGAACCATCGCTTGAACCATCCAATCGCGATAGTCCTTATTTGTATTTTCAAGTTACCGCAGAACCAAAACGAACAGATACTCACCGAGTACCACGCCTCCGGGTTCGTGCGTGCTCGAACCTACTGCCGTTGTGCTCTTTGAACCTTTGCCGGATCTAACGAGACCGAGCCCGGTCAACACAtccatatatatgtataagcaTACTtgccgactcgactcgactcgactcgatccgatccgatccgatccgatcccaTTCGATTCCACtcgattcaaattcaaatttcgaAACTGAGAACCGCTTACCTTGAGACGTAGTTGCGCGAACCTCCAGCTAGCAAAGAAGATGTCGAACCTCGAACTCTGCCTACGTTTCGACCACGATTCGAGCTTCTAGAGTAATTAGAACTCGCTGCTCTCTGTCTCGTTCCTGTTGGCCTATTATTCGTGTTCAATTTTGATTCTAggcgaaaataaaatttcaaatatacATGTACTGATCTATGCATGTATACTGGTTGTATGTATAGCGTAAGGAAACGAGacaaaattcgaagaaaacCGACAAACACGTACGATACTTTGTTGCAAAAGGTACGGCGAATTGTTGCTCGTAACCATTCATTTCGTTTTCCCGTT from Halictus rubicundus isolate RS-2024b chromosome 8, iyHalRubi1_principal, whole genome shotgun sequence encodes:
- the LOC143356317 gene encoding mutS protein homolog 4, producing the protein MHRSVHVYLKFYFRLESKLNTNNRPTGTRQRAASSNYSRSSNRGRNVGRVRGSTSSLLAGGSRNYVSRSGKGSKSTTAVGSSTHEPGGVVLAVTSGRGDARAEVGIAALDIRCPDLILCQISDTQTYTNTLTKLYLFDPIQVLMPDTMCEPVAGRNMLYRSITEKFPEMQPTPISRIHFNDTIGLERVRTLCAAEYSSVELFVKHKYYALAATAALLKYVEYSQRIVYSPKSIRIEFQGSPNATSIDLDSARSLELVQSQSGQRNVSLLGILDRCSTPMGRKLLRANILQPPCEQRAILDRQSSVAELASNRALRIILQPIVRRLYGADRLTALSTTPVLHENSVQCAEQNLNYVLLLKNMLDTVPELEQALSSAETDLLRRIQKRLGNPRFRLMRERILDTIHPDARFVIGYTSSNMQRCFAIKAGINDLLDVARRTYCELIDDMKSMVENLASKYKLPLSLGCNATQGYHVQAILPRNSGVEVFQLPTEFIEVRKSRRVYTMTTSTLATLSQQCKIASEELHLMSNVLLCDLLQSIRQYVGCLFQLNADMAELDVISSLAQTSSLHAYVRPTFGSQLELLDSRHPVLEAFGLDDPVPNNVCASIPWNFHIVSGPNMSGKSTYLKQVVLLHIMAQIGCFVPAKRAVFRLTNLIFCKIAVRNDIECNASTFVLEMKEAQYILRSVTPTSLVVLDELCKGTAIEEGVSIAWAICERLLNTTAFVFVATHFAYLTKLAGLYCNVTNHCFETITAREQEATPRADGDHSLRYTYTHRLKPGVASTDDYGIVLAELSDLPKSVTKQARNYALEQQMTTVDRISSESSSWEHACHRIVVEMYQLFEGEDEHSVQRQKLGDHVERIRNLRIRRAHENYEQRVEGATKDVNDTNDTSNTNRVHADTTANDSATKGTLDDNPTCENMNIEEIQGSESEPNLASNLDHLTCDNAVSIRSRQSQIERFEFRKISNSSCDRDRDRDASNRRSFNTIAMASTSSCSSITGNLSTKIQRDLNAFDSMKTQCVDNLEKTNSSIDEGALSLSFTSILASPAVHMSMSPASESRITNLHEYCLSDSDFDVELCEKSPPFTPANILFF